A section of the bacterium genome encodes:
- the larB gene encoding nickel pincer cofactor biosynthesis protein LarB encodes MKVDKKSTEKICGFQYHELGFAKVDTHRSLRMGTDEVIFCIGKTLSQIVKIAQVILESNNRLIATKANREVFKAIKSRWSKAVFHEKASIITVNKFPKKKTNKNILILTAGTADIPVAEEASVTAEFLGNNVKKIYDVGVAGIHRLFKNLGEIQSANVIIVVAGMEGALASVVGGITPKPVIGVPTSVGYGASFSGITPLLTMLNSCAEGVVVVNIDNGFGAGYFASLINK; translated from the coding sequence ATGAAAGTTGATAAGAAATCCACAGAAAAAATTTGCGGCTTTCAATATCATGAACTTGGTTTTGCGAAAGTAGATACACATAGAAGTCTTCGCATGGGAACTGATGAGGTTATTTTCTGTATTGGGAAAACTCTCTCTCAGATAGTAAAGATTGCGCAAGTTATTTTGGAAAGCAATAATAGGCTCATTGCTACAAAGGCGAATCGCGAAGTTTTTAAGGCAATAAAGTCGAGATGGAGTAAGGCAGTATTTCATGAGAAAGCCTCTATAATTACAGTTAATAAATTCCCTAAGAAGAAGACAAATAAGAATATTCTTATACTTACAGCTGGTACCGCTGATATCCCTGTTGCAGAGGAGGCCTCAGTTACTGCGGAATTTCTTGGAAATAATGTAAAAAAGATCTATGACGTTGGTGTTGCAGGAATACACAGGCTGTTTAAGAATCTAGGGGAAATTCAGTCTGCAAACGTTATTATTGTAGTTGCCGGAATGGAGGGAGCTCTTGCCAGCGTTGTGGGAGGCATTACTCCAAAACCTGTTATTGGGGTGCCGACAAGTGTTGGATATGGTGCTAGTTTTTCTGGCATTACACCTCTTCTTACAATGCTCAATAGCTGTGCTGAAGGTGTTGTAGTTGTAAATATAGATAACGGGTTTGGTGCTGGTTATTTTGCAAGTCTTATAAATAAATAA